A segment of the Pseudomonas serboccidentalis genome:
CTGGTCGCCGAAGGTTTTGACGTGGCGTTACGCGTGCGTGAACTGGGTGATGAGGACCCGTTGCTGGTAACCCGCCGTCTGCGCCAGGCGCAAATGGTCGTGGTGGCCAGCCCTGCATTTATTCAGGGCAAAACGATCACCCACCCGCTGGACCTTAAGTCGCTGCCGGTGCTCGGCGCGCTGGAAGCCGACCGCATGGTGCACGTGCGTCTGCTCGATCAACAGGGCAACAGCGTCGAGCTGAACATGGAAGCGCGGCTGGGTATCGATGACTTCATCGTGCGCAAAGCCTGTGTGCTGGCAGGCCAGGGCTTTACCCTGCTGCCGATGATGAATTGCGAGGCCGACCTTGAGAGTGGCGCGCTGGTGCAACTGCTGCCCGAGTGGTCGTTGCCGGGGGGCTGGTTGCAAGCGGTGTATCCGCATCGGCGCGGGGTGATGCCGGCGGTGCGGGCGTGGATCGATCATCTGGTCGAATCGTTCAATGCGTGTGGAGAGCGACTGTTATGACAAAAGGAAAGATGAACGAAGCGGATGTCGCCGCGTTCTGCCTCGCCCTGCCCGGCGCGCGCGAGGATTACAAATGGGGCGGCGTGCGGGTGTTCTCGATTGCCGGCAACAAGATGTTTGCCCTGCAGGGCCTGCGCGGGGACTCATTGGCGTTCAAGGTCGACAAGGATCTGTTTCTCGGCCATTGCGACCGCCCGGGCATTCACCCGGCGCCTTATCTGGCACGGGCGCAGTGGATCATCATGCATCCGCCCTACCCGCTGGCTGCCGAGGAGTTGCGCGGGTTGCTGACGCGCTCGCATCAGTTGGTGGTGAGCAAGTTGCCGAAGAAGACCCAGGTTGGATTACTGCTGTAAACCCGCCCCCTGTAGGAGCTGCCGCAGGCTGCGATCTTTTGACTTTGATCTTATAAAAAACAAGATCAAAAGATCGCAGCCTGCGGCAGCTCCTACAGGGGAATTTGTGGTGATTTAGAACAATGAAAGCAGGTTCGATCCGAGAAACAGCTGGTCGATCCAGAACACCTGATGCAGCGCCACAATCGCCCAGAACAGAATCTGAAACGACACCTTGCGCGTCTTGTGCCGGAACACTTGCTGGGCGATCAGCGCGCCGGGCCAGCCGCCGGCCAGTTCCAGCGCGTGCAGGATGTTCTCCGGGGTGCGCCAGGCGTCGGCGCGGGCCTTGCGCTTGTCCGCCCAGTACATGAAGAACGTCAGCACGCTGACCACGCCATAGGCGGTCAGCGGTACCAGCGAAATCCCGCGCAGCCACATCGACAGTGAGCCGAACAGTGGCAATGCGCAGACGACCAGCAGCACCGCCAGTTTCAATCTCAGATGCTGAATGCCGCCACCGGATGGGCGTC
Coding sequences within it:
- a CDS encoding LysR substrate-binding domain-containing protein, with the translated sequence MQDLNDLYYFAKVVEAGGFAAAGRLLGIPKSRLSRRIAELEERLGARLLQRTTRQLNLTAVGERYLRHCQAMLLEAEMADEAVASMSSEPRGRLRVSCPTGLAREMLPWVISDFLGKFPQVQLEVVLLNRRVDLVAEGFDVALRVRELGDEDPLLVTRRLRQAQMVVVASPAFIQGKTITHPLDLKSLPVLGALEADRMVHVRLLDQQGNSVELNMEARLGIDDFIVRKACVLAGQGFTLLPMMNCEADLESGALVQLLPEWSLPGGWLQAVYPHRRGVMPAVRAWIDHLVESFNACGERLL
- a CDS encoding DUF1294 domain-containing protein, with translation MSDSRARRPDGRPSGGGIQHLRLKLAVLLVVCALPLFGSLSMWLRGISLVPLTAYGVVSVLTFFMYWADKRKARADAWRTPENILHALELAGGWPGALIAQQVFRHKTRKVSFQILFWAIVALHQVFWIDQLFLGSNLLSLF
- a CDS encoding MmcQ/YjbR family DNA-binding protein, whose product is MTKGKMNEADVAAFCLALPGAREDYKWGGVRVFSIAGNKMFALQGLRGDSLAFKVDKDLFLGHCDRPGIHPAPYLARAQWIIMHPPYPLAAEELRGLLTRSHQLVVSKLPKKTQVGLLL